TATCGGGAATGTTTTCAAAAAATCGGATAGTATCATAGGAAATATAACCCACAGCACCTCCAAAGAAAGAAGGGAGTCCTGGTACTATTACGGGAGTATATTCTTTCATAAGTTTCCGTAATTCGTTCCAAGGCTGGTCGGAGGTGAAAGAGCCTGTAATTCCATTTCGAGTGATGCTGATATTATTCCCACTTGCTTGAAAAATGACCGATGGATTAGCACCTAAAAAGGAATACCTGCCGAGCACCTCTGCGTGTTCCACACTTTCAAGCAGAAACGAATACGGGTACCCTCGTGAGATTTTTAAATAAGCACTTACAGGGGTTTCCAAATCGGCTAATAATTCTTTATATACCGGCACAATAGACCCCTGCCGTGCTATTGTGCGAAATTCATCAAAGGATGGGTAAATCATATAAATCTCCTTTTTTATCTTATTCTTTGGCGACACCATCGCCATCTAAAATTATGGTTTCATCGAAATCAACTCTACGGTAAAAGCAGCTTGTTTCGTTGGTATGACAGGTAGGTCCTGCTGGGTCGCAACGAAGTAATAATGCATCGCCATCGCAGTCAATCCGTATTTCGCGAACTTTGAGAACATTACCGGAGGTTTCCCCTTTTCGCCAAAGTTTCTGCCGAGAACGAGACCAGAAGCAGGCTATCTTTTCTTTAAGCGTAATTTGTAAGGACTCAGCATTCATATATCCAACCATAAGGACTTGTCCTGTTTCAACATGTTGAATAATAGCAGCAATAAGTCCACGGTCATCAAACTTGATTAAATCGTTGAGTTTCATGGGAAATCTCCTTTTTTACAGGTTTATAATTTTACAATAATTTTGTAAAGGTAAATATTTTCTAAAAAAGGTTGGGAAATATAAGAAGGGGGATTTTAATGTATCACCATCGAAATATGTGGGCAGGATGAAGACACAATCCTTGTGGGCTTGTGAAATTTTCAGATATGAAAAATCTTTTATTCATGAGTTCATCCTGTTATTTTTTTGTTAGATGTCATTATAATCGCACAGGGACACCATGCTTTGCAAGAAATTCTTTGGCTTCATGGATGGAGTATTCTGCAAAGTGAAAGATAGAAGCGGCAAGGGCTGCATCGGCTTTGCCTTCTTGTAAGGCGGAACGCAAATGTTCTAAATTTCCAGCTCCACCACTGGCAATTACGGGGATGTTAACGGCTTCTGCTACTGCACGGGTTAGTTCAATATCATAACCTTCTTTTGTTCCATCGGCATCCATAGAAGTAAGTAAAATCTCTCCAGCGCCGCGTCGTTCCGCTTCCATAGCCCATGCTACGGGTTCTAATTCGGTAGGTTTTCCTCCATCTCTGCCACCATGGCTTTTTACTATGTATCGATTTCCTACTTTTTTGGCGTCAATAGCAATAACAATACATTGGGAGCCGAAACGAGCAGAGGATTCATTGATAAAGTTCGGATTAAGAATGG
This Candidatus Hydrogenedens sp. DNA region includes the following protein-coding sequences:
- the hisI gene encoding phosphoribosyl-AMP cyclohydrolase → MKLNDLIKFDDRGLIAAIIQHVETGQVLMVGYMNAESLQITLKEKIACFWSRSRQKLWRKGETSGNVLKVREIRIDCDGDALLLRCDPAGPTCHTNETSCFYRRVDFDETIILDGDGVAKE
- the hisF gene encoding imidazole glycerol phosphate synthase subunit HisF: MLCKRIIPCLDVADGRVVKGVKFLGLRDAGDPVEIARRYDEEGADEIVFLDIRASTDNRKTMLDVVQKTAEQVFMPLCVGGGIRTLEDIRLLLSAGADKVSINTPAILNPNFINESSARFGSQCIVIAIDAKKVGNRYIVKSHGGRDGGKPTELEPVAWAMEAERRGAGEILLTSMDADGTKEGYDIELTRAVAEAVNIPVIASGGAGNLEHLRSALQEGKADAALAASIFHFAEYSIHEAKEFLAKHGVPVRL